From the Natrarchaeobaculum aegyptiacum genome, one window contains:
- a CDS encoding DMT family transporter, with translation MGSRSYILLFVVLGIIWGGAYPAIRVGVETVPPVFYAAVRYDIAAIIMLISIYRSVDYWYPQNTGDWINVGFGGLLIIGAYNAFLFTGQTIIPSAVAAILVGLMPVFTTFFSQTLVSDENLTLSGVSGILLGFVGIIIISRPDPSHLLGGDTFGQVLVIAAAASMALGSVLTERVDSDQPAITMETWSMAVGAIVLHVASFQTTTSPWAIQWTPSAILMLVYLSVLASAAGYFIYFYLLEELGAFEMNFIAYLAAAFGVIIGWAVLQERITPYTLIGFGCIFCGFLLMRKDEAKRVVSIIRMVPR, from the coding sequence ATGGGATCCAGAAGCTATATTTTGCTCTTTGTCGTCCTTGGAATAATCTGGGGCGGTGCATATCCAGCGATCAGAGTAGGAGTTGAGACAGTTCCACCCGTGTTCTACGCGGCAGTGAGATACGATATAGCAGCCATCATTATGCTCATATCCATATACCGTTCTGTTGACTATTGGTATCCACAGAACACAGGCGATTGGATCAACGTCGGGTTTGGAGGATTACTCATCATTGGGGCGTACAACGCCTTCCTCTTTACCGGACAAACAATCATACCAAGTGCTGTGGCAGCAATTCTTGTCGGCCTAATGCCAGTTTTTACAACATTCTTTTCACAGACACTCGTCTCCGATGAAAATTTGACACTTTCTGGCGTTAGCGGCATCCTGCTAGGTTTCGTTGGAATTATAATTATATCCCGACCCGATCCGTCCCACCTTCTCGGTGGCGATACATTCGGACAAGTACTGGTGATTGCTGCAGCAGCCAGCATGGCGCTCGGGAGCGTTCTTACGGAGCGAGTCGATTCTGACCAGCCGGCGATTACGATGGAGACGTGGTCGATGGCCGTCGGAGCAATCGTGTTACACGTAGCCTCGTTTCAAACTACCACTTCACCGTGGGCGATCCAGTGGACTCCGTCAGCAATCCTTATGCTGGTGTATCTGTCCGTTCTTGCGAGTGCAGCCGGTTACTTCATTTACTTTTATCTGCTGGAGGAGTTAGGCGCGTTCGAAATGAACTTTATCGCGTACTTAGCAGCGGCGTTCGGTGTCATTATCGGCTGGGCAGTGCTTCAAGAACGAATCACCCCGTACACGCTGATTGGGTTCGGCTGTATCTTCTGTGGGTTCCTCCTGATGAGAAAAGATGAGGCCAAACGAGTAGTGTCTATCATTCGTATGGTTCCAAGATAA
- a CDS encoding acyl-CoA dehydrogenase family protein: MRFDLTKDQQALRDEVRVFTKEEIKPKTRDLDREKEYPNTILDELGEHRLTGVTIPEEYGGRGEGFVELALVIEELSAGLMSVASIIGLHLGVAEVVERFGTEAQREDFLPEMASFNTVGALGLSEANAGSNKLEMETRAERDGDEWVLNGHKQWVTNFLETDYVLTYAKTGPDENAPHNISAFLVPTDDFEVETVWETLGANSVKSPCVSLSLGCSCSR, from the coding sequence ATGAGGTTTGACCTGACTAAGGACCAACAGGCTCTTCGAGATGAGGTTCGGGTGTTCACAAAAGAAGAGATCAAACCAAAGACGAGAGACCTTGACCGGGAAAAAGAGTATCCGAACACGATCCTCGACGAACTCGGCGAACACCGTTTGACGGGTGTGACAATCCCGGAAGAGTACGGGGGACGTGGCGAAGGCTTCGTCGAGCTCGCGTTAGTGATCGAAGAGCTATCGGCTGGGCTAATGTCCGTGGCGAGCATTATCGGGCTCCATCTCGGAGTTGCGGAAGTTGTCGAACGCTTCGGAACCGAGGCACAACGCGAGGACTTTCTTCCCGAGATGGCGTCTTTCAACACTGTCGGCGCTCTCGGCTTGAGTGAGGCGAACGCAGGGAGTAATAAACTGGAGATGGAGACTAGGGCCGAACGTGACGGCGATGAGTGGGTTCTCAACGGTCACAAGCAGTGGGTGACGAACTTTCTCGAGACGGACTACGTCCTCACGTACGCGAAGACCGGCCCCGATGAGAACGCACCACACAACATCAGTGCGTTTCTTGTCCCGACCGACGACTTCGAAGTCGAGACGGTGTGGGAGACGCTGGGTGCGAACAGTGTGAAGTCCCCGTGTGTCTCTCTCTCTCTCGGATGTTCGTGCTCCCGATGA
- a CDS encoding acyl-CoA dehydrogenase family protein has translation MNVPARGVGIARAALEDTVAYTSSREQYGQHISDFQGVSWEVGKMAERVDTARLLTLRAADRADRGHDAAREFSMAKITATQAAVDNANEAMQLHGGIGYTTEHHVERYLRDAKLLTIAGGPNEGHKNTLAEAVFEQYEK, from the coding sequence GTGAACGTCCCTGCTCGTGGCGTCGGTATCGCTCGCGCTGCCCTCGAAGATACGGTGGCCTACACAAGCAGTCGTGAGCAGTACGGCCAGCACATCAGCGACTTCCAAGGGGTTAGCTGGGAAGTCGGCAAGATGGCCGAACGAGTCGATACCGCCCGGTTGCTCACTCTCCGCGCAGCCGACCGTGCAGATCGCGGACACGACGCCGCACGCGAATTCAGTATGGCGAAAATCACTGCGACACAGGCCGCTGTGGACAACGCGAACGAGGCAATGCAACTCCACGGTGGTATTGGTTACACGACGGAACACCACGTCGAGCGGTATCTGCGCGATGCGAAACTTCTCACGATCGCTGGCGGTCCGAATGAAGGCCACAAGAATACGCTCGCAGAAGCAGTCTTTGAGCAGTACGAGAAGTAA
- a CDS encoding heavy metal translocating P-type ATPase, whose protein sequence is MSSTAAGRERTDLSLTGMSCATCANTIEESLEDLEEVDEAAVNFATERATVHHDESLPDEQLVEAVEDVGYGVREESLEDDEEDADLLAQRRLAIRAWIVTSPILLLMVFMWTPIDPLTGFQIDVLLFVFATPVVFYYGRNTHASALRAVTNGSFNMDSLIALGTVVAWATGVMVFVSPIENYAGVGAMIMASHLVGTYLEDRAKGRASAAIEGLVSMQAETARVVRDGEELEVPVEEVDVGDELVVRPGEKVPVDGVVLEGRSTVDESMVTGESDPVSKTDGDEVIGSTVNGSGLLRVEAQKVGNDTFLSQVVDLVEEAQGTTVPIQALTDRVTNVFVPIVLTLATLSFLVWFVFPDAMRAVASVAAPALPWVDLALDPLTLAIFASVAVLVIACPCALGLATPTALMAGTGKAAEYGVLFRDGEAIQTLKDVDTVVLDKTGTITEGDHSVTDVVPAHHAHADGGSLEDQDRLEDGPGDAADRADPAVVEARDLVRLAASAERGSEHPIGQAIVDHAEEEDIDLADLESFDSVPGKGIEATIEGQTVAVGNASFLADRGIEIPERTEKTVVDLEAEGKTTVLVGVDGDLAGLVATADTIKDDSGAAIRTLHDRGLETWMITGDNERTARAIADQVDIDPERVKARVLPQDKIEAVRDLQEEGKHVAMVGDGINDAPALKQANVGVAIGTGTDVAIQSSDVSLVRGSLAALVDAYSLSERIFSKIKQNLFWAFVYNALAIPIAFVGLLHPVIAVVAMFVSSLSVITNSARLSRLEL, encoded by the coding sequence ATGTCATCGACAGCGGCCGGCCGTGAGCGAACCGACCTCTCCCTGACGGGGATGTCCTGTGCAACCTGTGCGAACACGATCGAGGAATCGCTCGAGGACCTCGAGGAGGTCGACGAGGCGGCGGTCAACTTCGCCACCGAGCGGGCGACCGTCCACCACGACGAGAGCCTCCCGGACGAGCAACTCGTCGAAGCCGTCGAGGACGTGGGATACGGCGTCCGAGAGGAGTCACTCGAAGACGACGAGGAGGACGCGGACCTCCTGGCCCAGCGGCGACTGGCGATCCGGGCCTGGATCGTCACCTCGCCAATCTTGCTCCTGATGGTGTTCATGTGGACGCCGATCGACCCGCTCACCGGGTTCCAGATCGACGTCCTGCTGTTCGTCTTCGCCACGCCCGTCGTCTTCTACTACGGGCGCAACACCCACGCCTCAGCCCTCCGGGCGGTGACAAACGGCTCGTTCAACATGGACTCGCTGATCGCGCTCGGTACCGTCGTCGCGTGGGCGACCGGTGTGATGGTGTTCGTCTCGCCGATCGAGAACTACGCCGGCGTCGGCGCGATGATCATGGCCTCCCACCTCGTGGGTACCTACCTCGAGGACCGGGCGAAAGGCCGGGCCAGCGCCGCCATCGAGGGGCTGGTCTCGATGCAGGCCGAGACCGCTCGCGTCGTCCGCGACGGCGAGGAACTCGAGGTGCCGGTCGAAGAGGTCGACGTGGGCGACGAACTGGTCGTCCGCCCCGGCGAGAAAGTGCCCGTCGACGGCGTCGTGCTCGAGGGCAGAAGCACCGTCGACGAGTCGATGGTCACCGGCGAGTCCGACCCCGTCTCGAAGACGGACGGCGACGAGGTCATCGGCTCGACGGTCAACGGCTCCGGGTTGCTCCGCGTCGAGGCCCAGAAGGTCGGCAACGACACGTTCCTCTCGCAGGTCGTCGACCTCGTCGAGGAAGCCCAGGGGACCACGGTCCCGATTCAGGCGCTGACCGACCGCGTGACGAACGTCTTCGTCCCGATCGTACTCACGCTCGCCACGCTGTCGTTTCTCGTCTGGTTCGTCTTCCCCGACGCGATGCGAGCCGTCGCCAGCGTCGCCGCGCCCGCCCTCCCGTGGGTCGACCTCGCGCTCGACCCGCTGACGCTGGCCATCTTCGCTTCCGTCGCCGTGCTGGTCATCGCCTGTCCCTGCGCACTCGGGCTGGCGACGCCGACCGCACTGATGGCCGGCACCGGCAAGGCCGCAGAGTACGGCGTCCTCTTCAGAGACGGCGAGGCGATTCAAACGTTGAAGGACGTCGACACCGTCGTCCTCGACAAGACGGGAACGATCACCGAGGGCGACCACTCGGTTACCGACGTCGTCCCGGCTCACCACGCCCACGCGGACGGTGGCTCCCTCGAGGATCAAGACCGCCTCGAAGATGGCCCCGGTGACGCCGCCGATCGTGCGGATCCCGCCGTCGTCGAAGCGCGCGACCTCGTCCGCCTCGCCGCCTCCGCCGAACGCGGCAGCGAACACCCGATCGGGCAGGCAATCGTCGACCACGCCGAGGAGGAGGACATCGACCTCGCCGACCTCGAGTCGTTCGACAGCGTCCCCGGCAAGGGTATCGAGGCGACCATCGAGGGGCAAACGGTGGCCGTCGGCAACGCATCGTTCCTCGCCGACCGTGGTATCGAGATCCCCGAGCGGACCGAGAAAACGGTCGTCGACCTCGAGGCCGAGGGGAAGACGACCGTCCTCGTCGGCGTCGACGGCGACCTCGCGGGGCTGGTGGCAACCGCCGACACGATCAAGGACGACTCCGGGGCGGCGATCCGGACGCTCCACGACCGCGGACTCGAGACCTGGATGATCACCGGCGACAACGAGCGAACGGCTCGCGCCATCGCCGATCAGGTCGACATCGATCCCGAGCGCGTGAAGGCCCGCGTCCTCCCGCAGGACAAGATCGAGGCCGTCCGGGACCTTCAGGAAGAAGGCAAACACGTGGCCATGGTCGGCGACGGGATCAACGACGCCCCGGCGCTCAAGCAGGCCAACGTCGGCGTCGCCATCGGCACCGGCACCGACGTCGCCATCCAGTCGAGCGACGTCAGCCTCGTCCGTGGCTCGCTCGCTGCACTCGTCGACGCCTACTCCCTCTCCGAGCGCATCTTCTCGAAGATCAAACAGAACCTCTTCTGGGCGTTCGTCTACAACGCCCTTGCCATCCCAATCGCCTTCGTCGGCCTGCTCCACCCCGTCATCGCCGTCGTCGCGATGTTCGTCTCGAGCCTCTCGGTCATCACAAACTCCGCGAGGCTGAGCCGACTCGAGCTCTGA
- a CDS encoding AsnC family transcriptional regulator, producing the protein MRDLDETDLEIVRLLQEDARRPYSEIADAVGLSPPAVSDRVSRLEELGVIRQFTIDVDRTAFRNRQPLVLRLEVTPAAVERVFEDLRDLEATEHVFQLLDGTILAHVAIPDEPVHVWLREHVDLEVLEGYEVTPLARYEWSVGVSPADFALSCVVCGNDVGSDGAISQVGGETRAFCCETCKASFEAEYERLEQGVNED; encoded by the coding sequence ATGCGCGACCTCGACGAGACCGACCTCGAGATCGTCCGCCTCTTACAAGAGGACGCCCGCAGGCCGTACAGTGAGATCGCCGACGCGGTCGGCCTCTCGCCGCCCGCCGTCTCCGACCGCGTCTCCCGCCTCGAGGAACTGGGCGTGATCCGCCAGTTCACGATCGACGTCGACCGGACGGCGTTCCGGAACCGACAGCCACTGGTACTTCGGCTCGAGGTCACGCCGGCGGCCGTCGAGCGCGTCTTCGAGGACCTGCGGGACCTCGAGGCGACCGAACACGTCTTCCAGTTGCTCGACGGAACGATCCTCGCCCACGTCGCCATCCCCGACGAGCCGGTCCACGTCTGGCTCCGCGAGCACGTCGATCTCGAGGTCCTCGAGGGGTACGAGGTCACGCCGCTGGCCCGGTACGAGTGGAGCGTCGGCGTCTCGCCGGCGGACTTCGCGCTCTCCTGTGTCGTCTGCGGGAACGACGTCGGAAGCGACGGCGCCATCTCGCAGGTCGGCGGCGAGACGCGGGCCTTCTGCTGTGAAACCTGCAAGGCGTCGTTCGAGGCGGAGTACGAACGACTCGAGCAGGGCGTGAACGAGGACTGA
- a CDS encoding inorganic phosphate transporter gives MIDWALLVGVLVACFVAYNIGGATTGPAFGPAVGADVLSKTTAAALMSVSFFAGAFTIGRRVVDTLGEDIVTDPSVFTLEASIVVLGFIGLALLVGNITGVPASTSMTAVGAIAGLAVAGGVLNRPVLTEIVSWWILGPVIGFWVSVMIGRYLYPHVDRLIAIDRTDEPLVTIDRTGSVPKPAVHEDASRRELVGAAIVVGIGCLMAFSSGASNIANAIAPLVGSGQLAMNPGIVVGSAAVAVGAFTIARRTMESLGNDITDLPLTAAIIVAVVSSTIVVFLSAIGIPVQFVIIATLSIVGLGWGRATRTVTIADAVRRQDVPVTAGGLQMDAEAPTVGEPDLESDSADDVDPIGEESPETVPAASDLFDLGVTARIVVMQSIVPVLATIGCYLTFEFVVFA, from the coding sequence GTGATCGACTGGGCGTTACTGGTGGGCGTACTCGTGGCGTGTTTCGTCGCGTACAACATCGGCGGGGCGACGACCGGACCAGCGTTCGGACCGGCCGTGGGTGCGGACGTGCTAAGCAAGACCACGGCGGCGGCGCTGATGTCAGTCTCGTTCTTCGCAGGTGCGTTCACTATCGGTCGCCGCGTCGTCGACACGCTCGGCGAAGACATCGTCACCGATCCAAGCGTGTTTACGCTCGAGGCCAGTATCGTCGTGCTCGGATTCATCGGTCTCGCGCTGCTGGTCGGCAACATCACGGGCGTGCCGGCGTCGACCTCGATGACTGCAGTCGGGGCAATCGCCGGGCTCGCCGTCGCTGGCGGAGTGCTCAACCGCCCGGTGCTGACCGAGATCGTCTCGTGGTGGATCCTCGGTCCCGTGATCGGCTTCTGGGTCTCGGTGATGATCGGTCGGTACCTCTATCCACACGTGGATCGGCTTATCGCGATCGATCGAACGGACGAGCCGCTGGTGACGATCGACCGAACGGGATCGGTACCGAAACCGGCGGTTCACGAGGATGCGAGCCGACGCGAGCTCGTCGGCGCGGCGATCGTCGTCGGGATCGGCTGTCTGATGGCGTTCAGTTCAGGCGCGAGCAACATCGCGAACGCGATCGCACCGCTGGTCGGCAGCGGGCAACTGGCGATGAATCCCGGGATCGTCGTCGGCTCGGCGGCCGTCGCCGTCGGCGCGTTCACGATCGCCAGACGGACGATGGAATCACTCGGCAACGACATCACCGACCTGCCGCTGACGGCCGCGATCATCGTCGCCGTCGTCAGTTCGACGATCGTCGTCTTCCTCTCGGCGATCGGCATCCCGGTCCAGTTCGTCATCATCGCCACGTTGAGCATCGTCGGACTCGGCTGGGGCCGCGCCACGCGAACCGTGACTATCGCCGACGCGGTCCGTCGGCAGGACGTTCCCGTGACTGCCGGTGGCCTCCAGATGGACGCGGAGGCCCCGACGGTCGGCGAGCCCGACCTCGAGAGTGACTCCGCTGACGACGTCGATCCGATCGGCGAGGAGTCACCGGAGACGGTTCCCGCAGCGTCGGACCTCTTCGATCTCGGGGTGACCGCGCGAATCGTCGTGATGCAGTCGATCGTCCCGGTCCTCGCGACGATCGGCTGTTATCTGACCTTCGAGTTCGTGGTGTTCGCCTGA
- a CDS encoding amidase, whose translation MPLRPPTEDALAELAEDLYLDLTPDERERFAELAADRVDRYETVANYSLEPRLGGTESRVRSAGRRVSSDEDPHNAWVNRCFVAGDDGDLAGWDVAIKDNVCVAGVEMTCGSNVVEGYVPDRDATVVTRLLEAGADIVGKTNMDDMAMTRTGHSAFGPICHPEDDDYLAGGSSGGSAVVVATGEADAAIGSDQGGSVRIPAALCGIVGHKPTYELVPYTGCIGIEHAIDHPGPMGPDVESVARVLSVIAGSNEQHLRSHAPVPVERYEEGLDDGVDGLSIGVLEEGFDDPDAESGVLENAREAIDLLADAGASVEDVSVPMHDDAGAIHSVCAAEGLLDAFLGEGLGHGWKAWYNRSWIEAFGKARRAQADDFPAALKLLVLLGAYTNNEYHSRYYAHGMNLTVELATRYDEVLEEHDLLAMPTTLVTARERDRDRDEFDRLASQDVLANTTPFNRTGHPAISVPAGTADGLPTGLMLVGSRFDDATVLQAGRALEAARSTGD comes from the coding sequence ATGCCACTGCGGCCGCCGACCGAAGACGCCCTCGCGGAGCTTGCCGAAGACCTCTACCTCGATCTCACCCCCGACGAGCGAGAGCGATTCGCAGAACTGGCTGCCGACCGGGTCGACCGATACGAGACGGTCGCGAACTACAGCCTCGAGCCGCGACTCGGCGGGACCGAATCCCGCGTCCGGAGCGCCGGTCGCCGCGTCTCGAGCGACGAGGATCCGCACAACGCCTGGGTGAATCGCTGTTTCGTCGCCGGCGACGACGGCGACCTCGCCGGCTGGGACGTCGCCATCAAGGACAACGTCTGTGTCGCTGGCGTCGAGATGACCTGCGGTTCGAACGTCGTCGAGGGCTACGTCCCCGACCGCGACGCGACCGTCGTCACCCGGCTGCTCGAGGCTGGCGCAGACATCGTCGGCAAGACGAACATGGACGACATGGCCATGACCCGGACCGGCCACAGCGCGTTCGGGCCGATCTGCCACCCCGAGGACGACGACTACCTCGCCGGGGGCTCGAGTGGCGGGAGCGCGGTCGTCGTCGCGACCGGCGAGGCCGACGCCGCCATCGGCTCCGATCAGGGCGGGAGCGTCCGCATCCCTGCCGCCCTCTGTGGGATCGTTGGCCACAAGCCGACCTACGAACTCGTCCCCTACACGGGCTGTATCGGCATCGAGCACGCTATCGACCACCCCGGACCGATGGGGCCCGACGTCGAGAGCGTCGCGCGCGTCCTCTCGGTCATCGCCGGGAGCAACGAACAGCACCTTCGATCGCACGCGCCGGTACCCGTCGAGCGCTACGAGGAGGGGCTCGACGACGGCGTCGACGGGCTCTCGATCGGCGTCTTAGAGGAGGGCTTCGACGACCCCGACGCGGAATCTGGCGTGCTCGAGAACGCCCGCGAGGCGATCGACCTGCTCGCCGACGCCGGCGCCTCGGTCGAGGACGTCTCGGTCCCGATGCACGACGACGCGGGCGCGATTCACTCGGTCTGTGCCGCCGAGGGGCTGCTCGACGCGTTCCTCGGCGAGGGGCTCGGTCACGGCTGGAAGGCCTGGTACAACCGGTCGTGGATCGAGGCCTTCGGGAAAGCCCGCCGAGCACAGGCCGACGACTTCCCGGCGGCGCTCAAACTGCTGGTCCTCCTCGGCGCCTACACGAACAACGAGTACCACTCGCGATACTACGCCCACGGAATGAACCTCACCGTGGAACTCGCCACCCGGTACGACGAGGTCCTCGAGGAACACGATCTGCTCGCCATGCCGACGACGCTCGTGACCGCGCGGGAACGCGACCGCGACCGCGACGAGTTCGACCGCCTCGCGAGCCAGGACGTCCTCGCCAACACCACGCCGTTCAACCGGACCGGCCACCCGGCGATCAGCGTTCCCGCTGGAACCGCCGACGGCCTTCCGACCGGCCTCATGCTCGTCGGCTCCCGGTTCGACGACGCGACGGTCTTGCAGGCGGGACGCGCGCTCGAGGCCGCACGCTCCACCGGCGACTGA
- a CDS encoding class I SAM-dependent methyltransferase encodes MSHDPSTYDVALVLRTLLESLPPGRALDLGTGLGRNPRALAARGWTVDAVDLSRAQLERARDRTVSRDHDGVGQQAGEIAWILADVDSYAFPGDAYDLVTISFLDVRDRLPAIQSTLASGGILFYEHYLESPAGYRGSDSDADHRPGPGDHYRFAPNELLEACRDLRVLYYHESLVDGEPRVTLVARDDADGSRPPLELVSGGGLE; translated from the coding sequence GTGAGTCACGATCCGTCGACGTACGACGTTGCGCTGGTCCTCCGGACGCTCCTCGAGTCACTTCCTCCGGGCCGGGCGCTCGACCTCGGGACCGGGCTGGGGCGGAACCCCCGCGCCCTCGCGGCTCGCGGGTGGACCGTCGACGCCGTGGACCTCTCGCGGGCGCAACTCGAGCGCGCTCGCGATCGAACCGTGAGCCGAGATCACGACGGTGTGGGACAGCAGGCGGGCGAAATCGCGTGGATCCTCGCCGACGTCGACAGCTACGCGTTCCCCGGCGATGCCTACGACCTCGTGACGATCAGCTTCCTCGACGTTCGCGACAGGCTCCCCGCGATCCAGTCGACCCTCGCGTCCGGTGGCATCCTCTTTTACGAACACTACCTCGAGTCGCCGGCTGGATACCGCGGCTCGGACTCCGATGCGGACCACCGACCGGGTCCGGGCGACCACTACCGGTTCGCGCCGAACGAACTCCTCGAGGCCTGTCGCGACCTGCGGGTGCTGTACTACCACGAATCGCTGGTCGACGGCGAACCGCGAGTGACGCTGGTCGCACGCGACGACGCCGACGGAAGTCGGCCACCGCTCGAGTTGGTGTCCGGCGGTGGGCTCGAGTGA